The Streptomyces sp. Alt3 genome has a segment encoding these proteins:
- a CDS encoding UDP-N-acetylmuramoyl-tripeptide--D-alanyl-D-alanine ligase, producing MIALSLAEIAGIVGGQPHDVPDPSVTVTGPVVIDSREVRQGSLFAAFAGERVDGHDYAERAVEAGAVAVLAARPVGVPAIVVDDVVAALGALARSAVERLGTTVVALTGSAGKTSTKDLIAQILERKAPTVWTPGSLNNEIGLPLTALRATAETRHLVLEMGARGIGHIEYLAGLTPPRIGLVLNVGSAHIGEFGSREAIAQAKGELVEVLPEDGAAILNADDPLVRAMASRTKARVILFGEAPDADVRGENVRLTDDGRPAFALHTPTGCSDVTLRLYGEHHVSNALAAAAVAHELGMSVTEIADALSGAGTLSRWRMEVTERPDGVTVVNDAYNANPESMKAALRALAAMGKARQAAGGRTWAVLGQMAELGDASLAEHDAVGRLAVRLNVSKLVAVGGKEASWLQLGAYNEGSWGEESVHVSDAQAAVDLLRSELRPGDVVLVKASRSVGLEKVALALLETTEGEVAVR from the coding sequence GTGATCGCCCTTTCCCTCGCCGAGATCGCCGGAATCGTCGGCGGGCAGCCGCACGACGTCCCGGACCCGTCCGTCACCGTCACCGGCCCCGTCGTCATCGACTCCCGGGAGGTGCGGCAGGGGTCCCTGTTCGCCGCGTTCGCGGGCGAGCGGGTCGACGGCCACGACTATGCCGAGCGCGCCGTCGAGGCGGGTGCCGTGGCCGTGCTCGCGGCCCGCCCCGTAGGCGTCCCGGCGATCGTCGTCGACGACGTCGTGGCCGCCCTCGGAGCCCTCGCCCGTTCCGCGGTCGAACGTCTCGGCACCACCGTCGTCGCGCTGACCGGCTCGGCGGGCAAGACGTCCACCAAGGACCTCATCGCCCAGATCCTGGAACGCAAGGCGCCCACGGTCTGGACGCCCGGCTCCCTCAACAACGAGATCGGACTCCCGCTCACCGCGCTGCGCGCCACGGCGGAAACCCGCCATCTCGTGCTCGAGATGGGCGCCCGTGGCATCGGCCACATCGAGTACCTCGCCGGCCTGACGCCCCCTCGGATCGGTCTGGTCCTCAACGTGGGAAGCGCCCACATCGGCGAGTTCGGCAGCCGCGAGGCGATCGCGCAGGCCAAGGGCGAGCTCGTCGAGGTCCTGCCCGAGGACGGCGCGGCGATCCTGAACGCGGACGATCCGCTCGTGCGCGCGATGGCGTCCCGTACAAAAGCCCGGGTGATCCTCTTCGGGGAGGCCCCGGATGCGGACGTACGGGGAGAGAACGTGCGGCTCACGGACGACGGACGGCCCGCTTTCGCCCTCCACACACCCACCGGGTGCAGCGACGTGACCTTGCGCCTGTACGGTGAGCACCACGTGTCGAACGCGCTCGCCGCGGCCGCCGTCGCCCATGAGTTGGGCATGTCCGTGACCGAGATCGCCGATGCGCTCTCCGGGGCGGGCACCCTCTCCCGCTGGCGCATGGAGGTCACCGAGCGTCCGGACGGTGTGACGGTCGTCAACGACGCCTACAACGCGAACCCCGAATCCATGAAGGCCGCACTCCGTGCGCTGGCCGCCATGGGCAAGGCCCGACAGGCAGCCGGGGGGCGCACGTGGGCGGTGCTCGGTCAGATGGCCGAGCTCGGTGACGCGTCGCTCGCCGAGCACGACGCGGTCGGACGGCTCGCCGTCCGGCTCAACGTCAGCAAGCTCGTCGCTGTCGGAGGAAAAGAAGCCTCCTGGCTGCAACTGGGCGCATATAACGAGGGTTCGTGGGGTGAGGAGTCGGTGCACGTGTCCGACGCACAGGCGGCCGTCGACCTGTTGCGCAGTGAACTGCGCCCGGGAGACGTCGTGCTGGTGAAGGCGTCCCGGTCGGTCGGCCTGGAGAAGGTCGCCCTGGCACTGCTGGAGACGACCGAGGGCGAGGTCGCCGTCCGATGA
- the ftsZ gene encoding cell division protein FtsZ has translation MAAPQNYLAVIKVIGVGGGGVNAINRMIEVGLKGVEFIAINTDAQALLMSDADVKLDVGRELTRGLGAGANPAVGRKAAEDHREEIEEVLKGADMVFVTAGEGGGTGTGGAPVVANIARSLGALTIGVVTRPFTFEGRRRANQAEDGIAELREEVDTLIVIPNDRLLSISDRQVSVLDAFKSADQVLLSGVQGITDLITTPGLINLDFADVKSVMSEAGSALMGIGSARGDDRAVAAAEMAISSPLLEASIDGARGVLLSISGGSDLGLFEINEAAQLVSEAAHPEANIIFGAVIDDALGDEVRVTVIAAGFDGGQPPARRENVLGSTAGKREEPAPPARTAESARQTGGLGSVPPREEPQPAAEPAPVANETSLPVTPPHVPTARPYQDTQAEELDVPDFLK, from the coding sequence GTGGCAGCACCGCAGAACTACCTCGCAGTCATCAAGGTCATCGGTGTCGGCGGCGGTGGTGTCAATGCCATCAACCGAATGATCGAGGTCGGTCTCAAGGGCGTCGAGTTCATCGCCATCAACACCGATGCGCAAGCACTGTTGATGAGCGACGCCGACGTCAAGCTCGACGTCGGCCGTGAACTCACCCGCGGCCTCGGCGCCGGGGCGAACCCGGCCGTCGGTCGTAAGGCGGCAGAGGACCACCGTGAGGAGATCGAGGAGGTCCTCAAGGGGGCCGACATGGTCTTCGTCACCGCCGGAGAGGGCGGCGGCACCGGCACAGGCGGCGCACCCGTCGTCGCCAACATCGCACGCTCGCTGGGCGCCCTGACGATCGGTGTGGTCACCCGCCCGTTCACCTTCGAGGGCCGGCGGCGCGCGAACCAGGCGGAGGACGGCATCGCCGAGCTCCGCGAAGAGGTCGACACCCTCATCGTCATCCCCAACGACCGGCTGCTGTCCATCTCGGACCGCCAGGTCAGCGTGCTCGACGCGTTCAAGTCGGCCGACCAGGTGCTGCTCTCGGGTGTCCAGGGCATCACCGACCTCATCACCACCCCCGGCCTGATCAACCTCGACTTCGCCGACGTCAAGTCGGTCATGTCCGAGGCCGGATCGGCGCTCATGGGCATCGGCTCCGCCCGCGGCGACGACCGCGCGGTGGCCGCCGCGGAGATGGCGATCTCCTCGCCGCTCCTGGAGGCGTCCATCGACGGCGCCCGCGGCGTCCTGCTCTCCATCTCCGGCGGCAGCGACCTCGGTCTCTTCGAGATCAACGAGGCCGCCCAGCTGGTGAGCGAGGCGGCCCACCCGGAGGCGAACATCATCTTCGGCGCGGTCATCGACGACGCGCTGGGCGACGAGGTACGCGTCACCGTCATCGCCGCGGGCTTCGACGGCGGACAGCCGCCGGCCCGCCGTGAGAACGTGCTCGGGTCGACCGCCGGCAAGCGCGAGGAGCCGGCCCCGCCGGCCCGTACCGCCGAGTCGGCGCGCCAGACCGGCGGACTCGGTTCCGTGCCCCCGCGCGAGGAGCCCCAGCCGGCGGCCGAGCCGGCGCCGGTGGCGAACGAGACGTCGCTGCCGGTGACCCCGCCGCACGTCCCGACCGCCCGCCCCTACCAGGACACCCAGGCCGAAGAGCTGGATGTCCCGGATTTCTTGAAGTGA
- the murG gene encoding undecaprenyldiphospho-muramoylpentapeptide beta-N-acetylglucosaminyltransferase, whose translation MHVVLAGGGTAGHIEPALALADALRRQDPTVGITALGTERGLETRLVPERGYDLALIPAVPLPRKPTPELITVPGRLRGTIKAAEQILERTKADCVVGFGGYVALPGYLAAKRVGVPIVVHEANARPGLANKIGSRYAHGVAVSTPDSKLRGARYIGIPLRRTIATLDRARVRPEARAAFGLDPNLPTLLVSGGSQGARHLNEVVTRIAPLLQRSGIQILHVVGPKNELPRIDNMPGMPPYIPVPYVDRMDLAYAAADMMLCRAGAMTVAELSAVGLPAAYVPLPIGNGEQRLNAQPVVNAGGGLLVDDAALTPEWVQGNVLPVLSDPHRLYEMSRAAAEFGRRDADDLLVGMVYEAIAARRQA comes from the coding sequence GTGCATGTCGTACTCGCCGGCGGGGGGACCGCCGGGCACATCGAGCCCGCGCTTGCCCTCGCAGACGCCCTGCGCAGGCAGGACCCGACCGTGGGAATCACTGCCCTCGGTACGGAGCGCGGACTCGAGACCAGGCTCGTACCCGAGCGGGGGTACGACCTGGCACTGATCCCTGCCGTGCCTCTGCCGCGCAAGCCCACACCTGAGCTGATCACCGTCCCGGGGCGGCTGCGCGGCACCATCAAGGCCGCCGAGCAGATCCTGGAGCGCACCAAGGCGGACTGCGTGGTCGGCTTCGGCGGCTACGTCGCCCTGCCCGGCTACCTCGCGGCCAAGCGCGTCGGCGTCCCGATCGTCGTCCACGAGGCCAACGCCCGGCCGGGTCTGGCCAACAAGATCGGTTCGCGCTACGCCCACGGCGTCGCCGTCTCCACCCCGGACAGCAAGCTGCGCGGTGCCCGCTACATCGGCATCCCGCTGCGCCGGACCATCGCCACCCTGGACCGGGCGCGGGTCCGTCCGGAGGCGCGTGCCGCGTTCGGGCTCGACCCCAACCTGCCGACCCTGCTCGTCTCCGGCGGTTCGCAGGGCGCCCGCCACCTCAACGAGGTGGTCACCAGGATCGCGCCGCTGCTCCAGCGGTCCGGAATCCAGATCCTCCACGTGGTCGGGCCGAAGAACGAATTGCCGCGTATCGACAACATGCCCGGGATGCCGCCCTACATCCCGGTACCGTACGTGGACCGGATGGATCTCGCGTACGCCGCGGCCGACATGATGCTCTGCCGCGCGGGTGCGATGACCGTCGCCGAACTCTCCGCCGTCGGACTGCCCGCCGCCTATGTCCCGTTGCCGATCGGCAACGGCGAACAGCGGCTGAACGCCCAGCCGGTGGTCAACGCCGGCGGTGGTCTGCTGGTGGACGACGCGGCGCTGACCCCGGAATGGGTGCAGGGCAACGTCCTCCCGGTGCTCTCGGATCCGCACCGGCTGTACGAGATGTCCCGCGCGGCCGCGGAGTTCGGCCGCCGGGACGCCGACGACCTGCTCGTCGGCATGGTGTACGAGGCGATTGCCGCACGCCGACAGGCGTGA
- the murD gene encoding UDP-N-acetylmuramoyl-L-alanine--D-glutamate ligase translates to MGSQEVSNVDWQGKHVTVAGLGVSGIPAARALHERGALVTVVNDGDDERSRAQAAELEALGITVRLGDGDTLPESTELVVTAPGWKPGKPLFLAAAEADVPVWGDVELAWRLRGPDAAPWLAVTGTNGKTTTVRMLASILEAAGLRTAAVGNIGVSLLDAVLGDETYDVLAVELSSYQLHWAPSLRAHSGAVLNLAPDHLDWHGSMAGYAADKGRIYEGNSVACVYNAQDAATEDLVREADVEEGCRAIGFTLGTPGPSQLGVVDGILVDRAFVANRQKQAQELAEVGDVDPPAPHNIANALAAAALARAFGVQPAAVRDGLRAFRPDAHRIEHVADVAGVSYIDDSKATNTHAAEASLAAYEPIVWIAGGLAKGATFDGLVTGAAKRLRGVVLMGADRALIREALARHAPEVPVVDLDRTDTGAMSAAVLEAARLARPGDTVLLAPACASMDMFVNYNKRGEAFADAVRRLADESA, encoded by the coding sequence ATGGGCAGCCAAGAAGTGAGCAACGTGGACTGGCAGGGCAAGCACGTCACGGTGGCCGGGCTCGGCGTCAGCGGGATCCCCGCCGCCCGCGCCCTGCACGAGCGGGGGGCCCTCGTCACCGTCGTCAACGACGGCGACGACGAGCGCTCCCGCGCACAGGCCGCCGAACTGGAGGCGCTCGGGATCACCGTGCGCCTCGGCGACGGCGACACCCTGCCCGAGTCCACCGAGCTCGTCGTCACGGCTCCCGGCTGGAAGCCCGGCAAACCGCTCTTCCTGGCAGCCGCCGAGGCGGACGTCCCCGTCTGGGGTGACGTCGAACTCGCCTGGCGGCTGCGGGGGCCGGACGCCGCCCCCTGGCTCGCGGTCACCGGGACCAACGGAAAGACCACGACCGTGCGGATGCTCGCCTCGATCCTCGAAGCGGCCGGCCTGCGCACGGCCGCCGTAGGGAACATCGGGGTGTCCCTGCTGGACGCGGTGCTCGGCGACGAGACGTACGACGTGCTCGCCGTCGAGCTCTCCAGCTACCAGCTCCACTGGGCGCCGTCGCTGCGCGCCCATTCCGGGGCGGTCCTCAACCTGGCCCCCGACCACCTCGACTGGCACGGCTCCATGGCCGGTTACGCCGCGGACAAGGGCCGGATCTACGAGGGCAACAGCGTCGCCTGCGTGTACAACGCGCAGGACGCGGCGACCGAGGACCTCGTGCGCGAGGCCGACGTCGAGGAGGGCTGCCGGGCCATCGGCTTCACCCTCGGCACACCGGGCCCCTCACAGCTCGGGGTGGTCGACGGCATCCTCGTCGACCGGGCCTTCGTCGCCAACCGGCAGAAGCAGGCCCAGGAGCTGGCCGAGGTCGGCGACGTCGATCCACCGGCCCCCCACAACATCGCCAACGCCCTGGCCGCGGCGGCACTGGCCCGCGCCTTCGGCGTGCAGCCCGCGGCCGTACGCGACGGGCTGCGGGCCTTCCGCCCGGACGCCCACCGCATCGAACACGTCGCCGACGTCGCGGGTGTCAGCTACATCGACGACTCCAAGGCCACCAACACCCACGCCGCCGAGGCCTCCCTCGCCGCCTACGAACCGATCGTCTGGATCGCCGGCGGCCTGGCCAAGGGTGCCACCTTCGACGGACTGGTCACCGGCGCGGCGAAGCGCCTGCGGGGCGTCGTGCTGATGGGCGCCGACCGGGCGCTCATCAGGGAAGCCCTGGCGCGACACGCCCCCGAGGTACCGGTGGTCGACCTCGACCGGACCGACACTGGGGCGATGTCCGCGGCGGTCCTCGAAGCGGCACGGCTGGCCCGGCCGGGCGACACCGTCCTGCTGGCCCCGGCCTGCGCCTCGATGGACATGTTCGTCAACTACAACAAGCGGGGCGAGGCGTTCGCGGACGCGGTCCGTCGACTCGCCGACGAGAGCGCCTGA
- the mraY gene encoding phospho-N-acetylmuramoyl-pentapeptide-transferase has protein sequence MRQILFAGAIGLFLTLVGTPLLIKLLARKGYGQFIRDDGPRTHGSKKGTPTMGGIAFILATIIAYVLAKVITGEEMRFSGVLVLFLMAGMGLVGFLDDYIKIVKQRSLGLRAKAKMAGQLIVGIAFALLSLQFADAQGNTPASTRLSFVEDFGWSIGPVLFCVWALFMILAMSNGVNLTDGLDGLATGASVMVFGAYTFIGLWQFQESCANAETLTNPSACFEVRDPLDLAVVASALMGACFGFLWWNTSPAKIFMGDTGSLALGGALAGLAICSRTEFLMAILGGLFVMITMSVVIQVGSFKMTGKRVFRMAPLQHHFELKGWSEVLVVVRFWIIQGMCVIVGLGLFYAGWAAKK, from the coding sequence ATGAGACAGATCCTGTTCGCGGGGGCCATAGGGCTCTTCCTGACCCTGGTCGGAACCCCGCTGCTGATCAAGCTTCTGGCCCGCAAGGGCTACGGGCAGTTCATCCGGGACGACGGCCCGCGTACCCACGGCAGCAAAAAGGGTACGCCCACCATGGGTGGTATCGCCTTCATCCTGGCCACGATCATCGCCTACGTACTGGCGAAGGTGATCACCGGCGAGGAGATGCGGTTCTCCGGTGTGCTCGTCCTGTTCCTGATGGCCGGAATGGGCCTCGTCGGCTTCCTCGACGACTACATCAAGATCGTGAAGCAGCGCTCGCTGGGGCTGCGGGCCAAGGCGAAGATGGCCGGCCAGCTGATCGTCGGCATCGCCTTCGCCCTGCTCTCGCTCCAGTTCGCGGACGCCCAGGGGAACACCCCTGCCTCCACCAGGCTCTCCTTCGTCGAGGACTTCGGCTGGTCGATCGGCCCCGTGCTGTTCTGCGTCTGGGCGCTGTTCATGATCCTCGCCATGTCCAACGGCGTGAACCTGACGGACGGTCTGGACGGTCTGGCCACCGGCGCCTCGGTGATGGTCTTCGGCGCCTACACCTTCATCGGGCTGTGGCAGTTCCAGGAGTCCTGTGCCAACGCGGAGACCCTGACCAACCCCAGCGCCTGCTTCGAGGTACGCGATCCGCTCGACCTCGCTGTCGTCGCCTCCGCCCTGATGGGCGCCTGCTTCGGCTTCCTGTGGTGGAACACCTCGCCCGCGAAGATCTTCATGGGCGACACCGGTTCGCTCGCCCTCGGCGGCGCGCTCGCCGGCCTCGCGATCTGCTCCCGCACCGAGTTCCTGATGGCCATCCTCGGCGGCCTCTTCGTGATGATCACCATGTCGGTGGTCATCCAGGTCGGCTCCTTCAAGATGACCGGCAAGCGGGTCTTCCGCATGGCCCCGCTCCAGCACCACTTCGAACTCAAGGGGTGGTCCGAGGTCCTTGTCGTGGTCCGCTTCTGGATCATCCAGGGCATGTGCGTGATCGTCGGACTGGGCCTCTTCTACGCCGGATGGGCAGCCAAGAAGTGA
- a CDS encoding cell division protein FtsQ/DivIB has translation MAGPTTAQRGEAERADTPARPPHIGPEGRRLTGRMRLVLAAVGAVLIAAATVWVLYGSSWLRLERVTTTGTDVLTRSEVEAAAAAPLGSPLVSVDTGAIADRLRQKLPRIDSVDVVRSWPHGVSLKVTERKPVLLVGKGEKFVEVDAKGVRFATVDEAPPHVPLLEMKPDRSASLRRFGSDRLLREAVRVAGDLPGKVAGETRTVRVVSYDSTVLELTRGRTVMWGSSEEGTAKARVLTALMEASPKAGHFDVSAPTAPAVSKS, from the coding sequence GTGGCCGGACCGACGACCGCCCAGCGCGGCGAGGCCGAGCGGGCCGACACCCCGGCCCGCCCGCCCCACATCGGCCCCGAGGGGCGCCGGCTGACCGGCAGGATGCGACTGGTCCTGGCCGCGGTCGGCGCGGTTTTGATCGCCGCGGCCACCGTCTGGGTCCTCTACGGGTCCTCCTGGCTGCGGCTGGAGCGGGTGACGACCACCGGCACCGACGTGCTGACCCGGAGCGAGGTCGAGGCCGCTGCGGCGGCCCCTCTGGGCTCTCCGCTGGTCTCCGTGGACACCGGTGCGATCGCGGACCGGTTGCGCCAGAAGTTGCCACGTATCGACTCCGTGGATGTCGTACGGTCATGGCCGCACGGTGTGAGCCTTAAAGTGACCGAACGTAAACCGGTCCTGCTGGTCGGAAAGGGCGAGAAGTTCGTCGAAGTGGACGCGAAGGGCGTGCGCTTCGCAACCGTGGACGAGGCGCCCCCGCATGTGCCGCTGCTGGAGATGAAGCCGGACAGGTCGGCGAGCCTGCGTCGCTTCGGCAGTGACCGTCTGCTGCGGGAAGCGGTCCGTGTCGCGGGGGACCTCCCGGGGAAGGTGGCCGGGGAGACCCGGACCGTACGGGTCGTCTCGTACGACTCCACCGTCCTCGAACTGACCCGTGGACGCACCGTGATGTGGGGCAGTAGTGAGGAAGGGACCGCGAAGGCGCGGGTCCTCACCGCTCTCATGGAAGCGTCCCCCAAAGCGGGACACTTCGACGTGAGTGCCCCCACCGCCCCTGCGGTGTCGAAGAGTTGA
- a CDS encoding UDP-N-acetylmuramoyl-L-alanyl-D-glutamate--2,6-diaminopimelate ligase, which translates to MTTITPDPGNRNEKYRHPGPSLRERPGPPGTLTAVPHADQFQTTQKDAPVNYPGAPRPDRLRPTSLGELAARLGAGPQDAGEVTGITHDSRAVRPGDVYAALPGARFHGADFSAQAAGLGAAAILTDPAGAERAAATGLPVLVTDDPRGRMGDLAAEIYGRPGVGLLQIGITGTSGKTTTAYLVEGGLRGAGRSTGLIGTVEMRIGDERIKSERTTPEATDLQALFAVMRERGVEAVAMEVSSHALVLGRVDGCVFDVAVFNNLSPEHMEFHSGMEDYFQAKAQLFTPERSRLGVVNFDDEYGRRLVEEASVPVVTFSAEGHPDAEWRAEDVEVGPRDSTFTVIGPKGERITARAPLPGPFNVANTLAAIVTLAVAGIDPQTAADGVAAVPGVPGRLERVDAGQPYLAVVDYAHKTDAVESVLRSLRKVTEGRVHIVLGCGGDRDTTKRGPMGAAAARLSDTAVLTSDNPRSEDPLAILAAMLSGAAEVPVHERGDVLVDADRAAAIAAAVARAEPGDTVLVAGKGHEQGQDIHGVVRPFDDRKVLREAIERSGRTGAPNAPEDRVHTHENNSQG; encoded by the coding sequence GTGACGACCATCACCCCTGATCCCGGGAACCGGAACGAGAAGTACCGCCACCCCGGCCCCTCACTTCGCGAGAGGCCGGGTCCGCCCGGTACGCTCACCGCCGTGCCCCACGCTGATCAGTTCCAAACCACTCAGAAGGACGCGCCTGTGAACTACCCGGGAGCGCCCCGACCGGACCGGCTCAGGCCGACGTCCCTCGGAGAGCTGGCAGCCCGGCTCGGTGCCGGACCGCAGGACGCCGGTGAGGTCACCGGCATCACCCACGACTCCCGGGCCGTGCGGCCCGGGGACGTGTACGCGGCTCTGCCCGGTGCCCGCTTCCACGGCGCCGACTTCTCCGCGCAGGCCGCCGGCCTCGGCGCCGCCGCGATCCTCACCGACCCGGCAGGCGCCGAACGCGCCGCCGCCACCGGCCTCCCGGTCCTCGTCACCGACGACCCGCGCGGCCGGATGGGCGACCTGGCGGCCGAGATCTACGGACGGCCGGGCGTCGGTCTCCTCCAGATCGGGATCACCGGAACGTCCGGCAAGACCACCACCGCGTATCTCGTCGAGGGCGGGCTGCGCGGCGCCGGACGCAGCACCGGACTGATCGGGACCGTCGAGATGCGGATCGGCGACGAGCGCATCAAGTCGGAACGCACCACTCCCGAAGCCACCGACCTCCAGGCCCTGTTCGCCGTCATGCGCGAACGCGGTGTCGAGGCCGTGGCCATGGAGGTCTCCAGCCACGCCCTGGTGCTCGGACGGGTCGACGGATGCGTCTTCGACGTCGCCGTGTTCAACAACCTCAGCCCGGAGCACATGGAGTTCCACTCCGGGATGGAGGACTACTTCCAGGCCAAGGCGCAGCTGTTCACCCCGGAGCGCAGCAGGCTCGGCGTCGTCAACTTCGACGACGAGTACGGCCGCAGGCTGGTCGAGGAGGCGTCCGTCCCGGTCGTCACCTTCTCCGCGGAGGGCCACCCGGACGCCGAGTGGCGTGCCGAGGACGTAGAAGTCGGCCCCCGGGACAGCACCTTCACCGTGATCGGCCCCAAGGGTGAGCGCATCACCGCCAGGGCCCCGCTGCCCGGCCCGTTCAACGTCGCCAACACCCTCGCCGCGATCGTCACCCTGGCCGTCGCGGGCATCGACCCGCAGACCGCCGCCGACGGCGTCGCGGCCGTCCCCGGTGTCCCCGGCAGGCTGGAACGGGTCGACGCCGGACAGCCGTACCTCGCGGTCGTCGACTACGCGCACAAGACCGACGCCGTCGAGTCCGTCCTGCGCTCCCTGCGGAAGGTCACCGAGGGCCGGGTGCACATCGTGCTCGGCTGCGGTGGCGACCGGGACACCACGAAGCGCGGCCCGATGGGCGCCGCGGCGGCACGGCTTTCCGACACCGCCGTGCTGACCTCGGACAACCCCCGCTCCGAGGACCCCCTCGCGATCCTCGCGGCGATGCTCTCCGGCGCCGCCGAGGTCCCCGTCCACGAGCGCGGCGACGTGCTCGTCGACGCCGACCGGGCGGCTGCCATCGCCGCGGCGGTCGCCCGGGCCGAGCCCGGCGACACCGTGCTGGTGGCCGGAAAGGGACACGAGCAGGGGCAGGACATCCACGGCGTGGTACGCCCCTTCGACGACCGCAAGGTCCTGCGCGAGGCCATCGAGCGCTCGGGACGCACGGGCGCCCCGAACGCCCCGGAGGACCGCGTACACACCCACGAGAACAACAGTCAGGGATGA
- the ftsW gene encoding putative lipid II flippase FtsW — MPADESSAESGSDRSRAGAAISRALTPPLLAGPLPAGPGPLAGLALRSRPATGSRRPSAPRGGRGAGTPPRPSRGAGVRRTYERARRAWDRPLTAYYLILGAGLLITVLGLVMVYSASMIKALELSRPSTYFFRKQFIAAVIGAGLMMLASRMPLKLHRALAYPLLAGTVFLMVLVQVPGIGMSVNGNQNWIYLGGPFQLQPSEFGKLALILWGADLLARKQDKRLLAQWKHMLVPLVPVAFMLLGLIMLGGDMGTAIILTAILFGLLWLAGAPTRLFAGVLAFAGLIGFLLIKTSPNRMSRLACIGASEPGPGDSCWQAVHGIYALASGGWFGSGLGASVEKWGQLPEPHTDFIFAITGEELGLAGTLSVLALFAALGYAGIRVAGRTEDPFVRYAAGGVTTWITAQAVINIGAVLGLLPIAGVPLPLFSYGGSALLPTMFAVGLMIAFAREDPAARAALAMRRPGVRWKTMRRRVMKRPSGER, encoded by the coding sequence ATGCCGGCCGACGAGAGCTCAGCCGAGAGCGGGAGCGACCGTTCACGGGCGGGAGCGGCGATCAGCCGGGCGCTCACCCCGCCCCTGCTCGCCGGACCGCTGCCCGCGGGACCCGGGCCCCTCGCCGGGCTCGCCCTGCGGAGCCGGCCCGCCACCGGCTCCCGGCGGCCTTCCGCACCGCGCGGCGGCCGTGGAGCGGGCACACCGCCCCGGCCGAGCCGCGGGGCGGGGGTGCGACGGACGTACGAGCGGGCACGACGGGCCTGGGACCGCCCTCTGACGGCGTACTACCTGATCCTCGGCGCCGGCCTGCTGATCACCGTCCTCGGCCTCGTCATGGTCTACTCCGCGTCGATGATCAAGGCCCTGGAGCTGTCCAGGCCCAGCACGTACTTCTTCCGCAAGCAGTTCATCGCCGCCGTGATCGGGGCCGGGCTGATGATGCTGGCTTCCCGGATGCCCCTCAAGCTCCACCGGGCGCTGGCCTACCCGCTGCTCGCGGGCACGGTCTTCCTGATGGTCCTGGTCCAGGTGCCTGGGATAGGGATGTCGGTCAACGGCAACCAGAACTGGATCTATCTCGGCGGCCCCTTCCAGCTCCAGCCCAGCGAATTCGGCAAGCTCGCCCTGATCCTCTGGGGCGCGGACCTGCTCGCCCGGAAGCAGGACAAGCGGCTCCTGGCCCAGTGGAAACACATGCTGGTGCCGCTGGTCCCGGTCGCCTTCATGCTGCTCGGACTGATCATGCTCGGCGGCGACATGGGCACCGCGATCATCCTCACCGCGATCCTCTTCGGTCTGCTCTGGCTGGCCGGAGCCCCCACCAGGCTCTTCGCCGGGGTGCTCGCCTTCGCCGGACTCATCGGATTCCTGCTCATCAAGACCAGCCCCAACCGGATGTCGCGGCTCGCCTGCATCGGAGCGTCCGAGCCGGGCCCCGGTGACTCGTGCTGGCAGGCGGTGCACGGGATCTACGCGCTCGCGTCCGGCGGATGGTTCGGTTCCGGGCTCGGCGCGAGTGTGGAAAAATGGGGTCAACTTCCCGAGCCGCACACCGACTTCATCTTCGCCATCACCGGGGAGGAACTCGGCCTGGCGGGGACGCTGTCGGTGCTGGCCCTCTTCGCGGCTCTAGGCTATGCGGGTATCCGCGTGGCCGGACGCACGGAGGACCCCTTCGTGAGGTACGCAGCGGGAGGCGTGACCACCTGGATCACGGCGCAGGCCGTGATCAACATCGGTGCGGTGCTCGGCCTGTTGCCGATCGCCGGTGTCCCGCTGCCGCTGTTCTCCTACGGGGGCTCGGCCCTGCTGCCGACCATGTTCGCCGTGGGGCTCATGATTGCCTTCGCGCGGGAGGATCCCGCGGCGAGAGCGGCCCTGGCCATGCGGAGGCCCGGGGTCAGATGGAAGACGATGAGACGGCGCGTCATGAAGCGTCCGTCCGGAGAGCGGTGA